In bacterium, the following proteins share a genomic window:
- a CDS encoding HAD family hydrolase, translating to MSFDPDPIRAVLFDIDGTLSDTDDLYAVKLARWFQPWQRWLGGRDPLTAARRLIMRLETPVNELYEWLDRFYLIKGLYALSQPLRELVKSKGHFVVIPGIHELLESLHAHYPLAVVTSRGERGAYAFLRQFDLEKYFQVIVTAQSCRKTKPHPQPLLLAAAGLQVEISSCVMVGDTTVDVRAGKAAGCRTVAVLCGFGEKPELQQAGADVILDRTPDLAAILRPQWTASRKP from the coding sequence ATGTCTTTTGATCCCGATCCGATCCGTGCTGTCCTGTTCGACATCGACGGCACCCTCAGCGATACCGACGATCTCTATGCGGTGAAACTGGCGCGCTGGTTCCAGCCCTGGCAACGATGGCTGGGCGGCCGGGATCCACTCACCGCCGCCCGCCGGCTGATCATGCGGCTGGAGACCCCGGTCAACGAACTGTACGAATGGCTGGACCGCTTTTATCTGATCAAAGGGCTGTACGCCCTTTCGCAACCGTTGCGGGAGCTGGTTAAAAGCAAAGGACACTTTGTCGTCATTCCCGGAATCCATGAACTGCTGGAAAGTTTGCACGCGCACTATCCGTTGGCCGTGGTCACCAGCCGCGGCGAACGCGGCGCCTATGCGTTCCTGCGCCAATTCGATCTGGAAAAATATTTTCAGGTGATCGTCACCGCTCAGTCCTGCCGTAAAACCAAGCCTCATCCGCAACCGCTGCTCCTCGCCGCAGCCGGTCTTCAGGTGGAAATCTCCTCCTGCGTCATGGTGGGTGATACGACGGTGGACGTCCGCGCCGGCAAGGCCGCCGGCTGTCGGACTGTGGCTGTGCTCTGCGGTTTCGGCGAAAAGCCGGAACTGCAGCAGGCCGGCGCCGATGTGATCCTGGATCGGACACCGGACCTGGCCGCTATCCTGCGGCCGCAGTGGACCGCGAGCCGCAAGCCCTGA
- a CDS encoding nitroreductase family protein yields the protein MSQPHPRQSQADIDAQFLQRWSPRAFSDQPVDQKTLLSLLEAARWAPSAANEQPWLFLVPENEEALQRFRSLLNPGNQRWACRAPLLLYLLGRRNWSRNGQANYTYQFDCGSAFMSLALQATKQNLFVHPMAGFDREKAYEVLQIDKEKYDIIVAVAVGYYGDAGGLPQDLQEREHPSQRKDLSEMYS from the coding sequence ATGTCCCAACCTCATCCACGACAATCACAAGCCGACATCGATGCGCAATTTCTCCAGCGCTGGTCGCCGCGCGCTTTCTCGGACCAGCCGGTCGATCAAAAGACCCTGCTCTCGCTGCTGGAGGCGGCGCGTTGGGCGCCCTCCGCAGCGAATGAACAGCCCTGGCTCTTTCTGGTTCCGGAAAACGAAGAGGCGCTGCAACGCTTCCGCAGCCTGCTCAATCCAGGCAATCAACGGTGGGCCTGCCGCGCACCGCTGCTGCTCTATCTGCTGGGGCGAAGAAATTGGTCAAGAAACGGCCAGGCCAACTACACCTACCAGTTCGATTGCGGCTCAGCCTTCATGTCGCTGGCCCTGCAAGCGACCAAACAGAATCTTTTTGTCCATCCCATGGCGGGTTTTGACCGGGAAAAAGCTTATGAGGTGCTGCAGATCGACAAGGAAAAATACGACATCATCGTCGCGGTGGCTGTGGGCTACTATGGCGATGCCGGAGGATTGCCCCAGGATCTGCAGGAGCGGGAACATCCAAGCCAGCGCAAAGATCTGTCAGAGATGTATTCATGA
- a CDS encoding MFS transporter, protein MSLNSRKRTLLFIVMATSAFVPFMASAVNIALPSLSRDLRLDAVSMSWIATAYLLASTAFILPFGRLADIHGRRSLFIIGLSLFMTASLLAGAAPNFSWLLTARIAQGLGTSMMLPTGMAMLTAAFPPGERGRALGLNVSAVYVGLSVGPVLGGLITQALGWRFLFFLMGPLSLLILLLLLKNLRPEPAETPGEPFDAPGSLLFAFSISALLYGFTSLPGATAIGIIALGLAAMLTFIWRQSQTAHPIVDLSLFRFNRTFAMSNVATFLNYGATTAVVFLLSLYLQYVKGVSPRDAGMLMMVQPLVQALTSPIAGRLSDRIEPQRLASAGMMMTVLGLLLLSALSSATSTGFILACLILLGFGFGFFSSPNTNAIMSSVAKRNYSIASATVSAMRQLGQIFSMGLATLALNGTVGHRVITPELHDPFIITIRLVLQASAALCFIGVFASLARGKMRPSTESVE, encoded by the coding sequence ATGAGCCTGAATTCCCGGAAGCGAACTCTGCTGTTCATCGTCATGGCCACCTCCGCTTTTGTCCCGTTCATGGCCTCTGCCGTCAACATCGCGCTCCCTTCCCTCAGCCGCGATCTACGTCTGGATGCCGTGTCCATGAGTTGGATTGCCACTGCGTACCTGCTGGCCTCCACCGCTTTTATTCTGCCGTTCGGCCGTCTGGCGGACATTCATGGGCGCCGCTCTCTGTTCATCATCGGCCTGTCGCTCTTTATGACCGCTTCCCTGCTGGCCGGCGCTGCGCCCAACTTTAGCTGGCTGTTGACAGCCCGCATCGCTCAGGGGCTGGGCACTTCGATGATGTTGCCCACCGGCATGGCCATGCTGACCGCCGCCTTTCCACCGGGCGAACGCGGACGGGCGCTGGGTCTGAACGTTTCAGCCGTATATGTCGGCCTGTCAGTGGGACCAGTGCTTGGAGGCCTGATCACCCAGGCGCTGGGTTGGCGCTTCCTTTTCTTTCTCATGGGCCCCCTTTCGCTGCTCATCCTGCTGCTGTTGTTGAAAAACCTGCGCCCGGAGCCGGCGGAAACCCCCGGCGAACCCTTTGACGCGCCGGGGTCCCTGCTCTTCGCCTTTTCAATCAGCGCCCTGCTCTACGGATTCACCTCCCTGCCCGGCGCCACGGCCATCGGCATCATCGCCCTCGGCCTGGCCGCAATGCTGACATTCATCTGGCGTCAGAGTCAGACCGCTCATCCCATCGTCGACCTCTCCCTCTTCCGGTTCAATCGCACCTTTGCCATGTCCAATGTGGCAACCTTTCTCAACTACGGCGCCACCACCGCCGTAGTGTTCCTGCTCAGCCTTTATCTGCAATACGTCAAGGGAGTGTCGCCGCGGGACGCTGGAATGCTGATGATGGTGCAACCCCTGGTGCAGGCGCTCACTTCCCCCATCGCCGGCCGTCTTTCGGACCGCATCGAGCCGCAGCGACTGGCCTCCGCCGGCATGATGATGACCGTCCTCGGCTTGCTGCTCCTCAGCGCTTTAAGCTCCGCAACATCAACCGGGTTCATCCTCGCCTGCCTGATCCTGCTGGGCTTTGGCTTTGGTTTCTTTTCCTCTCCCAACACCAACGCCATCATGAGTTCTGTGGCAAAAAGAAACTATAGCATCGCTTCCGCCACCGTGAGCGCCATGCGGCAGCTGGGACAGATCTTTAGCATGGGGTTGGCCACTCTGGCGCTCAACGGAACCGTCGGCCACCGCGTGATCACGCCGGAGCTACACGATCCGTTCATCATCACCATCCGCCTCGTGCTGCAGGCGTCGGCTGCACTCTGTTTCATCGGTGTCTTCGCCTCGCTGGCGCGGGGCAAGATGCGCCCCTCGACAGAAAGCGTAGAATGA
- a CDS encoding AEC family transporter, translating to MIQNIIFAVNIVAPVFLIVALGVWLKRRQLIDNHFLTLSSRLVFHVTLPALLFIKISVTDLHQVFNGRLVLFTYAAILLAFAIAWLAGTLWADNGRDRGAFIQGSFRGNFAILGFAMIQSAFGPEPLANAAVLLSFMMPPYNLLAVIALTVTQRSERKVTVGQTLREIATNPLILATAAAIPFSLFKIPLPRTIFAAAEQLSSITLPMALIGIGGSLTFSGIKQDFRLSVIASFLKLILTPTLVMLAAVHMGFSFYERASLFFFFASPTAIASYIMAEAMGSNGRLAGNIILLSTLASSITIALGIVLLKTWGYF from the coding sequence ATGATTCAAAATATCATATTCGCTGTCAATATCGTCGCACCGGTATTTCTCATCGTCGCTCTGGGCGTGTGGCTCAAGCGGCGACAGCTCATTGACAACCATTTTCTCACGCTCTCATCCCGTCTGGTTTTTCACGTCACCTTGCCGGCTCTCTTGTTCATCAAAATCAGCGTCACTGATCTGCATCAGGTTTTCAACGGACGGCTGGTCCTGTTCACCTATGCCGCCATCCTTCTGGCCTTTGCCATCGCCTGGTTGGCCGGCACGCTCTGGGCGGACAACGGCCGCGACCGCGGTGCTTTCATTCAGGGCAGCTTTCGCGGCAATTTCGCCATCCTCGGCTTTGCCATGATCCAGAGCGCCTTTGGCCCGGAACCACTGGCTAATGCCGCGGTGTTGCTCAGCTTTATGATGCCGCCGTACAATCTGCTGGCCGTCATCGCACTCACCGTCACCCAGCGCAGCGAACGCAAGGTTACAGTGGGCCAAACGCTCAGAGAGATCGCCACTAATCCCCTGATCCTGGCCACTGCGGCCGCCATCCCGTTCTCCTTGTTCAAAATACCCCTTCCACGGACCATCTTTGCCGCAGCAGAGCAACTCTCATCCATCACGCTGCCCATGGCGTTGATCGGCATCGGCGGCAGCCTGACCTTTTCCGGGATCAAGCAGGATTTTCGCCTTTCGGTCATCGCTTCGTTTCTCAAACTGATCTTGACCCCCACCCTGGTGATGCTGGCAGCCGTGCACATGGGGTTTTCGTTTTACGAAAGGGCCAGCCTGTTTTTCTTTTTTGCCTCGCCCACTGCCATTGCCAGCTATATCATGGCAGAGGCCATGGGCAGCAACGGCCGCTTGGCCGGCAACATCATCCTGCTGTCCACGCTGGCCAGTTCGATCACCATCGCCCTGGGGATCGTGCTGCTCAAGACCTGGGGCTACTTTTAG